The following proteins are co-located in the Sphingomonas donggukensis genome:
- a CDS encoding GMC family oxidoreductase, translated as MDEADIVVIGGGSGGAAVAGRLSADGRTRVALIEAGGRNTGLRTRMPGMMPFQTDATNWRYETVPQSGLSGRRGFQPRGRGLGGSSAINAMLYVRGAAWDYDNWAALGCEGWAYDDVLPYFRRSEHNVRGADAYHGDAGPLWVSDQEYAHPGSRAFIEAAASLQIPLNDDFNGARQEGVGLYQVTQKGGERWTSARAYLDPARANLHIVTDAAAERVLFEDGRAWGVAYTRGGETHTICARGAVVLAGGVFATPQLLMLSGIGPARHLAEHGIGVRIDRGAVGANLQDHVDYVASFETALGGFMGRSLKGSLSGIAGMLRWLRNRTGPMTTPFAEAGGFLTTDRDAPAPDVQLHFVIGMVEDHGRAKVAGHGYSCHACVLRPESRGSVRLASGNVRDMPLIDPAFLTDERDMATLVRGVRAMYRILEAPAMQAFAPQDRYPIDLADTQALEALIRARADTVYHPVGTARMGADGDAVCDPRLRVRGVEGLYVADASIMPRLVSGNTNAPSIMIGERAAEFVRADLR; from the coding sequence ATGGACGAAGCCGACATCGTCGTCATCGGTGGTGGATCGGGCGGGGCGGCGGTCGCCGGGCGGCTGAGCGCGGATGGCCGTACCCGCGTCGCGCTGATCGAGGCGGGCGGACGCAACACCGGCTTGCGCACGCGGATGCCGGGCATGATGCCGTTCCAGACCGACGCGACCAACTGGCGCTACGAAACGGTGCCGCAGAGCGGCCTGTCGGGCCGGCGCGGATTCCAGCCGCGGGGGCGGGGCCTGGGCGGATCGAGCGCGATCAACGCCATGCTGTACGTGCGCGGCGCCGCATGGGATTACGACAATTGGGCGGCGCTGGGGTGCGAGGGCTGGGCGTACGACGACGTGCTGCCCTATTTCCGTCGATCCGAGCACAATGTCCGCGGCGCCGATGCCTATCACGGCGACGCCGGGCCTTTGTGGGTCAGTGACCAGGAGTACGCCCACCCCGGCAGCCGCGCCTTCATCGAGGCGGCGGCGAGCTTGCAGATCCCGCTCAATGACGATTTCAACGGCGCCCGGCAGGAGGGCGTCGGGCTGTACCAGGTGACGCAGAAGGGCGGCGAACGCTGGACCTCGGCGCGCGCCTATCTCGATCCCGCGCGCGCCAATCTCCACATCGTCACCGATGCCGCGGCCGAGCGCGTGCTGTTCGAGGACGGGCGCGCGTGGGGCGTCGCCTATACCCGCGGCGGGGAGACGCACACGATCTGCGCGCGCGGGGCAGTGGTGCTGGCGGGCGGGGTGTTCGCGACGCCGCAATTGCTGATGCTGTCGGGGATCGGCCCGGCGCGGCATCTGGCCGAACATGGCATCGGGGTCCGGATCGATCGCGGCGCGGTCGGCGCGAATCTGCAGGATCACGTCGATTATGTCGCCTCGTTCGAGACGGCGCTCGGCGGGTTCATGGGGCGGTCGCTGAAAGGGTCGCTGTCGGGCATCGCCGGCATGCTGCGCTGGCTGCGCAACCGCACCGGGCCGATGACGACGCCGTTTGCCGAGGCGGGCGGGTTCCTGACCACCGATCGCGATGCGCCGGCACCCGACGTGCAGCTGCATTTCGTGATCGGCATGGTCGAGGATCATGGGCGCGCGAAGGTCGCCGGGCATGGCTACAGCTGCCACGCCTGCGTGCTGCGGCCCGAGAGCCGCGGCAGCGTGCGCCTTGCCAGCGGTAACGTGCGCGACATGCCGTTGATCGATCCCGCCTTCCTGACCGACGAGCGCGATATGGCGACGCTGGTCCGCGGGGTGCGCGCGATGTACCGCATCCTGGAGGCGCCGGCGATGCAGGCGTTCGCGCCGCAGGATCGCTATCCGATCGACCTTGCCGATACGCAGGCGCTCGAGGCCTTGATCCGCGCGCGGGCGGACACCGTCTATCACCCGGTCGGCACCGCGCGGATGGGCGCGGACGGCGACGCGGTGTGCGACCCGCGGCTGCGCGTGCGCGGGGTTGAGGGGCTGTACGTCGCCGACGCGTCGATCATGCCGCGCCTGGTCAGCGGCAACACCAATGCGCCGTCGATCATGATCGGCGAACGCGCGGCGGAGTTCGTCCGCGCCGACCTACGCTAG
- a CDS encoding sterol desaturase family protein: MPTLPNPVNLAIPAFVLLVLAEMVVARVKARDRYCPRDTLTSMTLGLGSTIAGVLSGGLVFAMATWVYQYRAFDIGYAWWAFPVAFVIDDLAYYWFHRTAHRVRWFWASHVVHHSSQHYNLSTALRQTWTGFFSLAFLFRLPLFLIGFPPALVFFVAGVNLVYQFWIHTEAVGRMPKWVEAVMNTPSHHRVHHATNPRYLDRNYAGVFILWDRMFGTFEPERDDEAPRYGIVRNLGSFNLLWAATHEWVGMARDAWGTPGWRNKLGYLVREPGWSHDGSRETSDMIRARWSEHQGEQAWTKPTSSSSVVDRAGRRSPGG; this comes from the coding sequence GTGCCGACGCTGCCCAACCCGGTCAATCTGGCGATCCCCGCCTTCGTCCTGCTGGTACTGGCGGAGATGGTCGTGGCGCGCGTCAAGGCGCGCGATCGCTATTGCCCGCGCGATACGCTGACGTCGATGACGCTGGGGCTGGGCAGCACGATCGCGGGCGTGCTGTCGGGCGGGCTGGTGTTTGCGATGGCGACTTGGGTGTACCAGTATCGCGCGTTCGACATCGGATATGCCTGGTGGGCGTTTCCGGTCGCGTTCGTCATCGACGACCTCGCCTATTACTGGTTCCACCGCACGGCGCACCGCGTGCGCTGGTTCTGGGCGAGCCATGTCGTCCACCATTCGAGCCAGCACTATAATTTGTCGACTGCGCTCCGGCAGACGTGGACGGGCTTCTTCAGTCTGGCGTTCCTGTTCCGCCTGCCACTGTTCCTGATCGGCTTCCCGCCGGCGCTGGTGTTCTTCGTGGCGGGCGTGAACCTGGTCTATCAATTCTGGATCCACACCGAAGCGGTCGGACGGATGCCGAAGTGGGTGGAGGCGGTGATGAACACGCCGTCGCACCACCGCGTCCACCACGCGACCAACCCGCGCTACCTCGACCGCAACTATGCCGGCGTGTTCATCTTGTGGGACCGCATGTTCGGCACGTTCGAGCCCGAGCGCGACGACGAGGCGCCGCGCTACGGCATCGTCCGCAACCTCGGCAGCTTCAACCTGCTGTGGGCGGCGACGCACGAATGGGTCGGCATGGCGCGCGATGCGTGGGGGACGCCCGGCTGGCGCAATAAGCTGGGCTATCTGGTGCGCGAGCCCGGCTGGAGCCACGACGGCAGCCGCGAGACATCGGACATGATCCGCGCGCGCTGGTCCGAACATCAGGGGGAGCAGGCATGGACGAAGCCGACATCGTCGTCATCGGTGGTGGATCGGGCGGGGCGGCGGTCGCCGGGCGGCTGA
- a CDS encoding TIGR01244 family sulfur transferase, which translates to MIRRIDDHVSVAPQISVEEVAAIAKAGYAEIVNNRPDDEEPGQVSGAEIQAAAEAAGIAYRAIPVTHAGFSGNQVEAMAAALTAAAGPVLAYCRSGTRSAHLWALSRARLGDDPQTLVNKAASAGYDISGIRAMLDTLAAQ; encoded by the coding sequence ATGATCCGCAGAATCGACGACCATGTGAGCGTGGCCCCCCAGATTTCGGTCGAGGAAGTCGCCGCGATCGCGAAGGCCGGCTATGCCGAGATCGTCAACAACCGCCCCGACGATGAGGAGCCGGGGCAGGTATCGGGTGCGGAGATCCAGGCGGCGGCGGAGGCCGCGGGCATCGCGTACCGCGCGATCCCCGTCACCCACGCCGGCTTCTCGGGCAATCAGGTCGAGGCGATGGCCGCGGCGCTGACCGCGGCGGCGGGGCCGGTGCTTGCCTATTGCCGCTCTGGCACGCGCAGCGCGCATCTGTGGGCGCTGTCACGCGCGCGCCTCGGCGACGATCCCCAGACCTTGGTGAACAAGGCGGCGTCGGCGGGCTACGACATCAGCGGGATTCGGGCGATGCTCGACACGCTCGCCGCCCAATAA
- the recQ gene encoding DNA helicase RecQ: MSDPRDTLQSVFGFPDFRGVQRQVVDRVLAGQSTLAVMPTGAGKSLTYQLPAVMQTGTCVVVSPLIALMHDQLRAATAVGIRAATLTSVDENRAETRGRFLDGALDLLYVAPERASTGDFRELLDRGNVCLFAIDEAHCVSEWGHDFRPDYRLLRPLLDRFPEVPRLALTATADRHTRADILDQLGIPQDGLIVAGFDRPNIQYRIAPKDNATRQIADLIAEQPGPGIVYVPSRAGTEKMAAALAKTGRPTRAYHAGLDPAMRAANQAAFVASEDMVICATVAFGMGIDKPDVRFVAHAGLPKSIEAYYQETGRAGRDGDPAVAHLFWGAEDFAKARQRVGEVEPARQAGERTRLAALGGLVETTGCRRKLLLAHFGDDAPENCGNCDNCLNPPVGTDATEVARKFLSAVFRTGQSFGVGYIEAILTGQSSERSLMNGHEALSVFGIVGGEEAALIKPVARALQTRDALRANPHGGLEFGPGARALLKGEATLSLVVPPKRERRRRGGAASGAAANPVGNPLFEALRATRRELAQEGGVPPYVIFHDSVLRDMATIRPATLSALGTITGVGARKLDAYGDAFLAVIRQFA; this comes from the coding sequence GTGTCCGATCCCCGCGATACCCTCCAGTCCGTTTTCGGCTTTCCCGACTTCCGCGGCGTCCAGCGGCAGGTGGTCGACCGCGTGCTCGCCGGCCAGTCGACGCTGGCGGTGATGCCGACCGGAGCGGGCAAGTCGCTGACCTACCAGCTGCCCGCGGTGATGCAGACGGGGACGTGCGTCGTCGTCTCCCCGCTGATCGCGCTGATGCACGACCAGTTGCGCGCGGCGACCGCGGTCGGCATCCGTGCGGCGACGCTGACGAGCGTGGACGAGAACCGCGCGGAAACGCGCGGGAGGTTCCTCGATGGCGCGCTCGACCTGCTCTATGTCGCGCCCGAACGCGCCTCGACGGGTGATTTCCGCGAGTTGCTCGATCGTGGGAATGTCTGCTTGTTCGCGATCGACGAGGCGCACTGCGTGTCGGAATGGGGGCATGACTTCCGCCCCGACTATCGCCTGCTGCGCCCGCTGCTCGACCGGTTTCCGGAGGTGCCGCGCTTGGCGCTCACCGCGACCGCCGACCGCCACACCCGCGCTGACATCCTCGACCAGCTCGGCATCCCGCAGGACGGGCTGATCGTCGCCGGGTTCGACCGGCCCAATATCCAGTACCGCATCGCGCCCAAGGACAATGCGACCCGCCAGATCGCCGACTTGATCGCCGAGCAGCCGGGGCCGGGCATCGTCTACGTCCCCTCGCGTGCGGGGACCGAGAAGATGGCGGCGGCGTTGGCGAAGACCGGGCGGCCGACGCGCGCCTATCATGCCGGGCTCGACCCCGCGATGCGCGCCGCCAACCAGGCGGCGTTCGTGGCGAGCGAGGACATGGTGATCTGTGCCACGGTCGCGTTCGGGATGGGGATCGACAAGCCCGACGTGCGCTTCGTGGCGCATGCCGGCCTGCCGAAGTCGATCGAGGCCTATTATCAGGAAACAGGGCGCGCCGGCCGCGACGGTGATCCCGCGGTCGCGCATCTGTTCTGGGGCGCCGAGGACTTCGCCAAGGCGCGGCAGCGGGTGGGCGAGGTCGAGCCGGCGCGTCAGGCGGGCGAGCGTACGCGGCTGGCGGCGCTGGGCGGGCTGGTCGAGACGACCGGATGCCGCCGCAAGCTGCTGCTCGCGCATTTCGGCGACGACGCGCCCGAGAATTGCGGGAATTGCGACAATTGCCTGAACCCGCCGGTCGGCACCGATGCGACCGAAGTGGCGCGCAAGTTCCTGTCGGCGGTGTTCCGCACCGGGCAGAGCTTCGGCGTCGGCTATATCGAAGCGATCCTGACCGGCCAGTCGAGCGAACGCAGCCTGATGAACGGGCATGAGGCACTGTCGGTGTTCGGAATCGTGGGTGGCGAGGAGGCGGCGCTCATCAAGCCGGTCGCGCGTGCGCTCCAGACCCGCGATGCGCTGCGTGCCAATCCGCACGGGGGGCTGGAGTTCGGGCCCGGTGCGCGCGCGCTGTTGAAGGGGGAGGCGACGCTGTCGCTGGTAGTGCCACCCAAGCGCGAGCGGCGGCGGCGCGGGGGTGCAGCGAGTGGCGCGGCGGCCAATCCGGTCGGCAACCCGCTGTTCGAGGCGCTGCGAGCGACCCGGCGCGAGCTGGCGCAGGAAGGCGGGGTGCCGCCCTATGTCATTTTCCACGACTCTGTGCTGCGCGACATGGCGACGATCCGCCCCGCGACACTTTCTGCGCTGGGCACGATCACGGGCGTTGGCGCGCGCAAGCTGGACGCTTATGGTGACGCGTTCCTGGCCGTGATCCGCCAATTCGCTTGA
- a CDS encoding ABC-F family ATP-binding cassette domain-containing protein, translating to MLNLNGITVRLGGRTILDGATAALPPGSRVGLIGRNGAGKSTMVRVIAGQLEPDGGSADMPRGARIGYIAQEAPSGDKTPFDTVLEADTERAALMALVETDVEPDVLGDAYERLIAIDAYTAPARAARILLGLGFDEAMQAQPLDSFSGGWKMRVALAALLFSQPDLLLLDEPSNHLDLEAVMWLEDFLKSYKATIVVVSHERDFLNNVVDHILHLQNGKITLYAGGYDSFEKQRAERMAQLAAAKANQDAQRAKLQDYVARNSARASTAKQAQSRQKMLAKMQPIAELANDPTLSFGFPNPSELRPPLITLDMADVGYGDRPILKKLNLRIDPDDRIALLGRNGNGKTTLARLLAAQLAPMGGGMTATGKMNVGYFTQYQVEELDTDDTPLEHMTRTMKGASPAAVRGQLGRFGFSGDKATTKVGKLSGGERARLALAIITRDAPHLLILDEPTNHLDVDAREALVQALNDYSGAVILVSHDRHMVELTADRLVLVDHGTAREYDGTLDDYIAMILSGDGAGGSAKAKKKDKAAAVAAREAEKALRAAAKDAEGELAKLTEQRTAIERAMFDPATAAGELARLSMSDLMKRRADLTDRIDAAETAWMEASEALEREAA from the coding sequence ATGCTCAACCTCAACGGCATCACCGTGCGCCTTGGCGGCCGCACGATCCTCGACGGCGCGACCGCGGCATTGCCGCCGGGGAGCCGGGTCGGGCTGATTGGGCGCAACGGCGCGGGCAAGTCGACGATGGTGCGGGTCATCGCCGGCCAGCTGGAGCCCGATGGTGGCTCCGCCGACATGCCGCGCGGCGCGCGCATCGGTTATATCGCGCAGGAAGCGCCGTCGGGCGACAAGACCCCGTTCGACACGGTGCTGGAGGCCGATACCGAGCGTGCCGCGCTGATGGCGCTGGTCGAGACCGACGTCGAGCCCGACGTGCTGGGCGATGCGTACGAACGGCTGATCGCGATCGACGCCTATACGGCGCCGGCACGCGCCGCGCGTATCCTGCTGGGGCTCGGCTTCGACGAGGCGATGCAGGCGCAGCCGCTCGACAGCTTTTCGGGCGGGTGGAAGATGCGCGTCGCGCTCGCCGCGCTGCTGTTCTCGCAGCCCGACCTGCTGCTGCTCGACGAGCCCAGCAACCACCTCGATCTCGAAGCGGTGATGTGGCTCGAGGATTTCCTGAAGAGCTACAAGGCGACGATCGTCGTGGTCAGCCATGAGCGCGATTTCCTGAACAACGTGGTCGACCACATCCTGCACCTGCAGAACGGAAAGATCACGCTGTACGCGGGCGGTTACGATTCGTTCGAGAAGCAGCGCGCCGAGCGCATGGCGCAGCTGGCCGCGGCGAAGGCGAACCAGGATGCGCAGCGCGCGAAGCTGCAGGACTATGTCGCGCGCAATTCCGCCCGCGCATCGACCGCGAAACAGGCGCAGAGCCGGCAGAAGATGCTGGCGAAGATGCAGCCGATCGCCGAGCTCGCCAACGATCCGACGCTGTCGTTCGGCTTCCCCAACCCGAGCGAGCTCCGGCCCCCGCTCATCACGCTCGACATGGCCGATGTCGGCTACGGCGACCGCCCGATCCTGAAGAAGCTCAATCTGCGCATCGACCCCGACGACCGCATCGCGCTGCTGGGGCGCAACGGCAACGGCAAGACGACGCTCGCGCGGCTGCTCGCGGCACAGCTGGCGCCGATGGGTGGCGGGATGACCGCGACGGGCAAGATGAACGTCGGATATTTCACCCAGTATCAGGTCGAGGAACTCGACACCGACGATACCCCGCTCGAGCACATGACGCGCACGATGAAGGGTGCGTCGCCCGCCGCGGTGCGCGGGCAGCTGGGGCGGTTCGGCTTTTCGGGCGACAAGGCGACGACGAAGGTCGGCAAGCTGTCGGGCGGCGAGCGCGCGCGCCTGGCGCTCGCGATCATCACCCGCGATGCGCCGCACCTGCTGATCCTCGACGAGCCGACCAACCACCTCGACGTCGATGCGCGCGAGGCGCTGGTCCAGGCGCTGAACGACTATTCGGGCGCGGTGATCCTGGTCAGCCACGATCGCCACATGGTCGAACTGACCGCCGACCGGCTGGTGCTGGTCGATCACGGCACGGCACGAGAATATGACGGGACGCTCGACGATTATATCGCGATGATCCTGTCCGGCGACGGTGCGGGCGGATCGGCCAAGGCGAAGAAGAAGGACAAGGCGGCCGCCGTCGCCGCGCGCGAGGCCGAGAAGGCGCTGCGTGCTGCCGCGAAGGACGCCGAGGGCGAACTGGCGAAGCTGACCGAGCAGCGCACCGCGATCGAGCGCGCGATGTTCGACCCCGCGACCGCGGCGGGCGAGCTTGCCAGGCTGTCGATGAGCGACCTGATGAAGCGTCGCGCCGACCTGACCGATCGCATCGACGCGGCGGAGACGGCGTGGATGGAAGCGAGCGAGGCGCTGGAGCGCGAGGCGGCCTGA
- a CDS encoding LytR/AlgR family response regulator transcription factor, protein MTIRTILVDDEPLAIQGLEIRLQEHDDVEIIDKCQNGREAISAIKTHKPDLVFLDIQMPGFDGFSVIQGLMEVEPPLFVFVTAYSDHALKAFEAQAVDYLMKPVDEARLADTLDRVRQRLTEKRGAGEVDRLKEVLAEVAPESVEAIADGGGAGEHASSRFEKLINIKDRGKIFRVDVDTIEVVEAAGDYMCIKTGDNTLILRQTMKDLEKRLDPRRFQRVHRSTIVNLDLVRQVKPHTNGECFLVLDSGGQVKVSRSYRDVVARFVH, encoded by the coding sequence ATGACCATCCGAACCATCCTAGTCGACGACGAGCCACTGGCGATCCAGGGTCTCGAGATCCGGCTGCAGGAGCATGACGACGTCGAGATCATCGACAAATGCCAGAACGGTCGCGAGGCGATCAGCGCGATCAAGACGCACAAGCCCGATCTGGTCTTCCTCGACATCCAGATGCCGGGCTTCGACGGCTTTTCGGTGATCCAGGGCCTGATGGAAGTCGAGCCGCCGCTGTTCGTGTTCGTCACCGCCTATAGCGACCACGCGCTGAAGGCGTTCGAGGCGCAGGCGGTCGATTATCTGATGAAGCCGGTCGACGAGGCGCGGCTGGCCGACACGCTGGACCGCGTGCGTCAGCGCCTGACCGAGAAGCGCGGCGCGGGCGAGGTCGACCGGCTGAAGGAAGTGCTGGCCGAGGTCGCGCCCGAATCGGTCGAGGCGATCGCGGACGGCGGCGGCGCGGGCGAACATGCGTCGAGCCGGTTCGAGAAGCTCATCAACATCAAGGATCGCGGCAAGATCTTCCGCGTCGACGTCGACACGATCGAGGTCGTCGAGGCCGCGGGCGATTACATGTGCATCAAGACCGGCGACAACACGCTGATCCTGCGCCAGACGATGAAGGACCTGGAAAAGCGCCTCGACCCCCGACGGTTCCAGCGCGTCCACCGCTCGACCATCGTCAACCTGGACCTGGTGCGGCAGGTGAAGCCGCACACCAACGGCGAATGCTTCCTGGTGCTCGATTCGGGTGGGCAGGTGAAGGTGTCGCGGTCGTACCGGGATGTGGTGGCGCGGTTCGTCCACTGA